One genomic region from Rhabdothermincola sediminis encodes:
- a CDS encoding AMP-binding protein — protein MLLDAGDRLGDPPAPEAVAVDDLLRRRTWRELADRVAQVATWLREDQGLRPGDHLAMVMGNRVEFVELVLGSLLAGVWLTPINWHLTADEASFIVGDCGAQLVVADPEFEAMARAAAGECPVVVAGEELDSALEALSPVANGDLDAGGPAGGNMFYTSGTTGRPKGVKRTAQPTVRQQLRSLARGGRVVGLDGTGPHLVTGPLYHAAPVGFAVMDLLNGAPLVLMPRWDPATALRLIEERSIRHTHVVPTMFVRLLRLPDEVRERFDPSSLSLVLHGAAPIAPSVKRQMIEWWGPVLVEYWGASESGVVTLVDSADWLAHPGTVGRAIPAYEVYAGDPEGNPLPAGTEGTLWCRSAGGTQVFSYHNAPDKTASVHAGPGTYTIGDIGYVDADGWVYLSDRAAHTIISGGVNIYPAEVEAVLVEHPAVVDVAVFGIPHDEWGEEVKAAVELADGITPTPELETEIIAFARERLAGFKVPRSIDFEPELPRHPTGKLYVRQLRDRYWSGRDRRI, from the coding sequence GTGCTGCTCGATGCCGGCGATCGACTCGGTGACCCGCCTGCGCCAGAGGCGGTCGCGGTCGATGATCTCCTACGTCGCCGCACCTGGCGGGAGCTCGCCGATCGGGTGGCGCAGGTCGCGACCTGGCTGCGGGAGGATCAGGGTCTGCGTCCTGGTGACCATCTGGCGATGGTGATGGGCAATCGGGTGGAGTTCGTCGAGCTGGTTCTCGGTTCCCTGCTCGCCGGGGTGTGGCTCACCCCGATCAACTGGCACCTGACCGCCGATGAGGCCTCGTTCATCGTCGGCGACTGCGGAGCGCAGCTGGTCGTGGCCGATCCCGAGTTCGAGGCGATGGCGCGGGCGGCAGCAGGCGAGTGCCCGGTCGTGGTCGCGGGGGAGGAGCTCGACTCGGCGTTGGAGGCCCTCAGCCCGGTGGCGAACGGCGACCTCGATGCCGGCGGGCCAGCGGGCGGCAACATGTTCTACACCTCGGGCACCACCGGCCGGCCGAAGGGGGTCAAGCGCACGGCGCAGCCCACGGTGCGCCAGCAGCTGCGATCCCTGGCCCGTGGAGGTCGCGTGGTCGGGCTCGACGGTACCGGCCCCCACCTGGTCACCGGGCCGCTGTACCACGCCGCGCCGGTGGGGTTCGCGGTGATGGACCTGCTCAACGGCGCGCCCCTGGTGCTGATGCCCAGATGGGACCCGGCCACCGCTCTGCGGCTCATCGAGGAACGGTCGATCCGTCACACCCATGTCGTGCCCACCATGTTCGTGAGGTTGCTGCGCCTACCCGACGAGGTGCGCGAGCGCTTCGACCCCTCCTCGCTGTCGCTGGTGCTGCACGGCGCGGCCCCGATCGCCCCGAGCGTCAAGCGGCAGATGATCGAGTGGTGGGGGCCGGTGCTGGTGGAGTACTGGGGGGCGAGCGAAAGCGGGGTGGTCACGCTGGTGGACTCCGCGGACTGGCTGGCTCATCCCGGCACCGTCGGCCGTGCCATCCCGGCCTACGAGGTCTACGCAGGCGACCCGGAGGGCAACCCGCTCCCCGCAGGGACCGAGGGGACCTTGTGGTGCCGGAGCGCCGGCGGGACCCAGGTGTTCAGCTACCACAACGCACCGGACAAGACAGCCAGCGTGCACGCTGGCCCCGGCACGTACACCATCGGCGACATCGGCTACGTCGATGCCGACGGCTGGGTGTACCTCTCCGATCGTGCCGCGCACACGATCATCTCGGGAGGGGTGAACATCTATCCCGCCGAGGTCGAAGCGGTGCTGGTCGAACACCCCGCGGTGGTCGACGTGGCGGTGTTCGGGATCCCCCACGACGAGTGGGGAGAGGAGGTGAAGGCTGCCGTGGAGCTCGCGGACGGGATCACCCCCACACCGGAGCTGGAGACCGAGATCATCGCCTTCGCGAGGGAACGACTCGCTGGCTTCAAGGTGCCTCGCTCGATCGATTTCGAGCCAGAGCTGCCCCGACACCCCACCGGCAAGCTCTACGTCCGCCAGCTGCGCGACCGCTACTGGTCGGGTCGCGACCGCCGCATCTGA
- a CDS encoding M18 family aminopeptidase has translation MPDRSGEARGLIEFIDESPSPFHAVQAATRRLHELGFERLDEAATWPPGPGRHIVIRGGSLVAWVCDDSRRVEEGFRIIGAHTDSPNLRIKPNPDTGAAGFRQVGVEVYGGALLNSWLDRDLGLSGRVALRDGTGGAHLQLVRVDRPLLRIPQLAIHLDRGVNETGLKLDPQQHLAPVWGVGSTGEGTFQRFLADELGVGPDDILGWELMAHDLCPSALVGVDEELVSAPRIDNLASCYAALRALEDLPPATGAGPVPVVCLFDHEEIGSQSARGADSTMLPTVLERICLAAGGEREAFHRSLARSMCASVDGAHATHPNYPDRHEPQHQIRVNGGPVLKVNSNVRYATDAAGTAAFALACERAGVPLQRFVTRTDLPCGSTIGPITAARLGVPTVDVGLPQLAMHSARELCGAADPTLLIAALTGFLEVPGP, from the coding sequence GTGCCGGACCGCTCTGGGGAAGCTCGGGGCCTCATCGAGTTCATCGACGAGTCCCCATCACCCTTCCACGCGGTGCAGGCCGCGACCCGGCGGCTCCACGAGCTCGGCTTCGAACGGCTCGATGAGGCGGCGACCTGGCCCCCCGGTCCCGGCCGGCACATCGTCATCCGGGGCGGTTCCCTCGTCGCCTGGGTCTGCGACGACAGCCGGCGCGTCGAGGAGGGGTTCCGCATCATCGGCGCCCACACCGACAGCCCCAACCTGCGCATCAAGCCGAACCCCGACACGGGTGCTGCCGGCTTCCGCCAGGTCGGTGTCGAGGTCTACGGCGGCGCTCTGCTGAACTCCTGGCTCGACCGCGACCTCGGGCTGTCGGGCCGGGTGGCGCTGCGCGACGGCACCGGCGGGGCGCACCTGCAGCTCGTGCGCGTGGACCGGCCGCTGCTGCGCATCCCGCAGCTGGCGATCCATCTCGACCGCGGGGTCAACGAGACCGGTCTCAAGCTCGACCCGCAGCAGCATCTCGCGCCCGTCTGGGGCGTCGGGTCGACCGGGGAGGGCACCTTCCAGCGCTTCCTGGCCGATGAGCTCGGTGTCGGTCCCGACGACATCCTCGGCTGGGAGTTGATGGCTCACGACCTATGCCCGTCGGCACTGGTCGGTGTCGACGAAGAGCTGGTCAGCGCCCCCCGGATCGACAACCTCGCCTCGTGCTACGCCGCGCTGCGCGCCCTGGAGGATCTCCCGCCTGCTACCGGTGCCGGGCCGGTCCCCGTCGTCTGCCTGTTCGACCACGAGGAAATCGGCAGCCAGTCCGCCCGGGGCGCCGACAGCACGATGCTGCCCACGGTGCTCGAGCGCATCTGCCTCGCGGCTGGTGGGGAACGAGAGGCCTTCCATCGCTCGCTGGCCCGATCGATGTGCGCATCGGTCGACGGCGCGCACGCCACCCATCCGAACTACCCGGATCGGCACGAGCCCCAACACCAGATCCGGGTCAACGGCGGGCCGGTGCTCAAGGTCAACAGCAACGTCCGCTACGCCACCGATGCGGCCGGTACAGCGGCGTTCGCCCTGGCCTGCGAGCGCGCGGGCGTGCCGCTCCAGCGGTTCGTCACCCGTACGGACCTGCCGTGCGGTTCGACCATCGGCCCCATCACCGCGGCCCGCCTCGGAGTGCCGACCGTCGACGTGGGCCTCCCGCAGCTCGCGATGCACTCAGCTCGCGAGTTGTGCGGTGCCGCCGATCCAACCCTGCTCATCGCGGCCCTGACCGGCTTCCTGGAGGTGCCCGGCCCATGA
- a CDS encoding primary-amine oxidase, whose translation MTHPLEALTPNELRTAAALYREARGEADPLFVSASLSEPSREELATLETGGQVPRRVRIVAVAGPCALAEAIISLTARRVESLDVIEPARPPVLFEEALGAIVAVKGHPDWQAAMRRRGIDDFDRVQLDPWPPGTFGLPHEEGRRLTKVISYLREHPEDNGYAHPIEGVLAHVDLGTGEVLFVEDLGVVPIPEESGSYYPEHQVALRTDLKPIEITQPEGPSFMVEGNLVRWQRWQFRVTLDPIEGLVLHQIGYEDGGRLRPIIHRASLSEMVVPYGSTDPMHRWKNAFDAGEWGMGRMVNSLELGCDCLGEIHYFDAPMLTERGDVNIVTNAICMHEEDYSILWKHHDMHSFRTEVRRQRRLVVSAIYTVGNYEYAFYWYFYLDGSIQLEVKLTGIVQPQAVAPGADPGNANLIAPGLAAPHHQHLFCVRLDMAVDGFTNSVVEVNAEPQPPGPGNEWHNGIVSVATTLETELQARREMNPATSRSWRIVNPRRVNRLGLPVSYKLIPQSSPTMLAGDDSWVARRAGFAKHNLWVTPYHPDERRAAGDHANQSAGGDGLPRWTAADRPITDTDIVVWHTFGVTHLVRPEDWPVMPVECTGFLLVPFGFFDRNPALDVPPPSNGHCHT comes from the coding sequence ATGACCCACCCGCTCGAGGCGCTCACTCCCAACGAGCTGCGGACCGCCGCCGCCCTCTACCGGGAGGCTCGCGGCGAGGCCGATCCCCTCTTCGTGTCCGCCTCGCTCTCGGAGCCCTCCCGTGAGGAGCTCGCCACCCTCGAGACCGGCGGCCAGGTGCCCCGCAGGGTGCGGATCGTCGCCGTGGCCGGCCCCTGCGCGCTGGCGGAGGCCATCATCTCGCTCACCGCCCGCCGGGTCGAGTCGCTCGACGTCATCGAGCCGGCGCGTCCCCCTGTCCTGTTCGAGGAGGCGCTCGGTGCCATCGTGGCGGTCAAGGGGCACCCCGATTGGCAAGCCGCGATGCGCCGCCGCGGCATCGACGACTTCGACCGGGTGCAGCTCGATCCGTGGCCGCCGGGGACCTTCGGGCTCCCCCATGAGGAGGGTCGGCGGCTCACCAAGGTGATCTCGTACCTGCGCGAGCACCCCGAGGACAACGGCTACGCCCACCCAATCGAGGGCGTGCTCGCCCACGTCGACCTCGGCACCGGCGAGGTGCTGTTCGTCGAGGACCTCGGTGTCGTCCCCATCCCGGAGGAGAGCGGCAGCTACTACCCCGAGCACCAGGTCGCGCTGCGCACCGATCTGAAGCCGATCGAGATCACCCAACCCGAAGGCCCGAGCTTCATGGTGGAGGGGAACCTGGTCCGCTGGCAGCGCTGGCAGTTCCGGGTCACCCTCGACCCGATCGAAGGCCTGGTGCTCCACCAGATCGGCTACGAGGACGGTGGGCGCCTCCGGCCGATCATCCACCGGGCGTCGCTTTCGGAGATGGTCGTCCCTTACGGCAGCACTGATCCGATGCACCGGTGGAAGAACGCGTTCGACGCCGGCGAGTGGGGCATGGGCCGCATGGTCAACTCGCTCGAGCTCGGCTGCGACTGCCTCGGCGAGATCCACTACTTCGATGCCCCGATGCTGACCGAACGCGGCGACGTCAACATCGTCACCAACGCGATCTGCATGCACGAAGAGGACTACAGCATCCTCTGGAAGCACCACGACATGCACTCGTTCCGCACCGAGGTGCGCCGCCAGCGGCGCTTGGTGGTGAGCGCCATCTACACCGTCGGGAACTACGAGTACGCGTTCTACTGGTACTTCTACCTCGACGGATCGATCCAGCTCGAGGTCAAGCTGACCGGCATCGTCCAACCCCAAGCGGTCGCGCCGGGGGCCGACCCCGGCAACGCCAACCTGATCGCACCGGGGCTCGCTGCCCCACACCACCAGCACCTGTTCTGCGTCCGGCTCGACATGGCCGTCGACGGCTTCACGAACTCGGTGGTCGAAGTGAACGCCGAGCCGCAGCCACCGGGGCCGGGCAACGAGTGGCACAACGGCATCGTCTCGGTCGCCACCACGCTCGAGACCGAGCTGCAGGCGCGGCGGGAGATGAACCCGGCGACCAGCCGCTCGTGGCGCATCGTGAACCCGCGCCGCGTGAACCGCCTCGGACTGCCTGTGAGCTACAAGCTCATCCCCCAGTCCTCGCCGACCATGCTTGCCGGCGACGACTCGTGGGTGGCGAGGCGGGCCGGGTTCGCCAAGCACAACCTCTGGGTCACCCCCTACCACCCCGACGAGCGGCGAGCGGCCGGAGATCACGCCAACCAGTCGGCAGGGGGTGACGGGCTCCCGCGCTGGACCGCCGCAGACCGACCCATCACCGACACCGACATCGTCGTGTGGCACACCTTCGGCGTCACTCATCTCGTGCGACCCGAGGACTGGCCGGTGATGCCGGTCGAGTGCACGGGTTTCCTGCTCGTTCCCTTCGGGTTCTTCGATCGCAACCCGGCGCTCGACGTGCCGCCGCCCTCCAACGGCCACTGCCACACCTGA